From the genome of Nerophis ophidion isolate RoL-2023_Sa linkage group LG25, RoL_Noph_v1.0, whole genome shotgun sequence, one region includes:
- the tdrd3 gene encoding tudor domain-containing protein 3 isoform X3 has protein sequence MRNISAPKDSESQGGLRMLRLQMTDGHTTCVGLEFKQLTKISLNTPPGTKIKLLGTITVQNGFLLLDDSKMDVLGGEVEHMVEKWELQRSLAKHSRNNIVAEGGPPPFVPFGQKCARNDETDSEELDQRKTLKSVVKITDEDDDFSKQRSAVIAEVAKTKEGPRTFGGGENAGSNLSNSYRGRDQHRRREDRVERYESRQDANYRDLVDERALRTIMEMGFLRDAARHALMDNNNNLEVALNSLLTGTCDSRAPPVVADKPQPRGRGKGRGRSRNDGEEECPGGRPSAPSTLFDFLESKMGVFSIAEPKTQASQRHDDRANVHGSDYYSKDASNARFSSNNDPRQRKNDRPPRFHRDIDFPKPGQETFSNCTTSQTSSGQHWKGQDRSSRGTFDRRNDRRDVDDEQGFASAFTRSKEPQQQGESAGSFSQRSRNCDGANMAGPSVRRGTKDNAPSSKPTNPSENDPNPNSFRRKGKTERPNYFDHQRDSAVPNFKGASLGIPCEVEMSQDAQFLTGGPSNYQNGDVVPKRTGPIKPMNTSGPAHREQPPKRNTLNNPAPKAKSWQGKGQGPREGPRSEKSYNIDQAWKSGDQCLALYWEDKKFYHARIDAVHPSGSTAVVVFSDYGNCEEVLLHNIRPVTADVSEEDDAYYDSSLEFRRGGDGQPRRTRPTQQYYQPPRARD, from the exons TCTCAACACTCCCCCGGGAACAAAAATAAAACTGCTTGGAACAATCACGGTCCAAAATGGGTTCTTGCTTCTTGACGACTCCAAAATGGATGTTCTTGGTGGAGAGGTTGAACACATGGTGGAGAAATGGGAACTGCAAAGG AGTCTGGCCAAACACAGTAGAAATAACATTGTGGCAGAAGGTGGGCCGCCTCCTTTTGTGCCATTTGGCCAG AAGTGTGCCAGGAATGATGAAACCGACAGTGAAGAGCTCGACCAGAGGAAAACTCTTAAGAGCGTCGTAAAAATCACGGATGAAGACGACGACTTTTCAAAGCAGCGATCAGCAGTGATTGCTGAAGTGGCTAAAACCAAAGAG GGTCCCCGTACGTTTGGCGGAGGAGAAAACGCAGGAAGTAATTTGTCCAATTCTTACCGGGGCCGTGACCAGCATAGAAGGCGAGAAGATCGGGTTGAAAGATACGAAAGCAGACAAGATGCAAACTATCGAGACCTG GTGGACGAGCGCGCCCTGAGGACCATCATGGAGATGGGCTTCCTCAGGGACGCGGCCCGACATGCCTTGatggacaacaacaacaatctgGAGGTTGCACTCAACAGCCTTCTGACGGGAACCTGCGACAGCAGAGCTCCCCCTGTGGTCGCCGACAAGCCTCAGCCCCGAG GCAGAGGTAAGGGAAGAGGTCGGTCCAGGAATGATGGCGAAGAGGAGTGTCCTGGAGGAAGGCCCTCAGCGCCAAGCACTCTTTTTGACTTCCTTGAATCCAAGATGGGAGTTTTTTCCATTGCTG AGCCAAAGACTCAGGCTTCTCAACGACATGATGACAGAGCAAATGTCCATGGCTCGGACTACTACTCCAAAGATGCATCTAACGCCAGGTTCTCGTCAAACAACGATCCTCGTCAAAGAAAGAACGACAGGCCACCGCGCTTCCACAGAGACATAGACTTTCCCAAACCAGGCCAGGAGACCTTCTCGAACTGTACGACCTCCCAAACTTCATCAGGCCAGCACTGGAAGGGACAGGATAGGTCGTCACGGGGAACATTTGACAGGCGGAATGACAGGAGAGACGTGGACGACGAGCAGGGATTCGCCTCGGCCTTCACTCGCTCCAAGGAACCTCAACAGCAGGGTGAATCAGCCGGGTCTTTTTCCCAGCGGTCAAGAAACTGCGATGGTGCGAACATGGCTGGACCATCCGTCAGGAGGGGGACAAAGGACAATGCACCCTCATCTAAACCGACCAACCCTTCTGAAAATGACCCCAACCCAAACAGCTTCAGAAGAAAAGGAAAGACTGAGCGACCAAACTACTTTGACCATCAAAGGGACAGCGCAGTGCCAAACTTCAAAGGAGCAAGTTTAGGAATACCCTGTGAAGTGGAAATGTCACAGGATGCTCAGTTCTTGACAGGGGGTCCGTCTAATTACCAAAATGGAGATGTGGTACCCAAAAGAACTGGGCCAATCAAGCCGATGAATACATCTGGTCCTGCCCACAGGGAGCAACCTCCAAAGAGGAACACTCTCAATAATCCAGCACCCAAAGCAAAGTCTTGGCAAGGTAAAGGCCAAGGTCCGAGAGAAGGTCCAAGGTCAGAGAAAAGCTATAATATTGATCAGGCTTGGAAGTCTGGAGATCAGTGCCTCGCTTTGTACTGGGAGGACAAAAAG TTCTACCATGCCAGAATAGATGCTGTGCATCCATCAGGCTCTACGGCCGTGGTCGTATTTAGTGATTATGGCAACTGTGAAGAGGTCCTCCTCCATAACATCAGGCCTGTTACTGCTGACGTCTCG GAAGAAGATGATGCGTACTATGACAGCTCGCTTGAGTTTCGCCGTGGAGGAGACGGCCAGCCGAGGCGCACGAGGCCCACACAACAATATTACCAGCCTCCCAGAGCGCGGGATTGA